The Candidatus Effluviviaceae Genus I sp. genome contains a region encoding:
- a CDS encoding acetyl-CoA carboxylase biotin carboxylase subunit, giving the protein MKKILIANRGEIAVRVARACRDAGIPAAAVYSDADRASLHVLEADEAVRIGPAPALESYLNVDAVIGAARTVGADAVHPGYGFLAENWQFARRCEDEGLTFIGPPSAALHLVGDKIRSRETMRGVGVPIIPGMLDAGGGDEACAAKAREMGYPVLVKASAGGGGKGMQVVRSAADLPNALATARRVAKSAFGDDTVYVEKLIERPRHVEFQVLADRHGNVVHLFERECSIQRRHQKIVEESPSTALTPELRARMGETAVKAAKACGYQNAGTVEFLLAEDRSFYFLEVNARIQVEHPVTELVTGVDLVREQILVASGRPLTLKQSDLAQRGHAIECRIYAEDPANDFLPSPGRILSLCEPAGPGVRHDCGIYEGWDVPVHYDPILSKLIVHAADRETARLRMLRALSDFVVLGIATTIDYLREIVASEPFAKGDTQTDFIEKHMAGRPAGAADAAALEAALVAGAIFLSAGSAPARAGGRRREQSPWDTLGAWSIGRRSS; this is encoded by the coding sequence ATGAAGAAGATCCTCATCGCCAACCGGGGCGAGATCGCGGTCCGCGTCGCGCGGGCCTGCCGCGACGCGGGCATCCCGGCGGCGGCCGTCTACTCCGACGCCGACCGCGCGTCGCTCCACGTGCTCGAGGCCGACGAGGCCGTGCGCATCGGGCCGGCCCCGGCGCTCGAGAGCTACCTCAACGTGGACGCCGTCATCGGAGCCGCGCGCACCGTGGGCGCCGACGCGGTCCATCCGGGCTACGGGTTCCTCGCCGAGAACTGGCAGTTCGCCAGGCGCTGCGAGGACGAGGGGCTCACGTTCATCGGGCCGCCGTCGGCCGCCCTCCATCTCGTCGGCGACAAGATCCGCTCCCGCGAGACCATGCGCGGCGTGGGCGTTCCCATCATCCCCGGGATGCTCGACGCCGGTGGCGGTGACGAGGCGTGCGCCGCGAAGGCGCGCGAGATGGGCTACCCGGTGCTCGTCAAGGCGTCGGCGGGCGGCGGCGGGAAGGGCATGCAGGTCGTCCGGAGCGCGGCCGACCTTCCGAACGCGCTTGCGACCGCGCGCCGCGTGGCGAAGTCCGCGTTCGGCGACGACACGGTCTACGTCGAGAAGCTCATCGAGCGGCCGCGCCACGTCGAGTTCCAGGTCCTCGCCGACCGGCACGGCAACGTCGTGCACCTCTTCGAGCGCGAGTGCTCCATCCAGCGGCGGCACCAGAAGATCGTCGAGGAGTCGCCCTCGACGGCGCTCACGCCGGAACTCCGCGCCCGGATGGGCGAGACGGCCGTGAAGGCGGCGAAGGCGTGCGGGTACCAGAACGCGGGGACGGTCGAGTTCCTTCTCGCGGAGGACAGGAGCTTCTACTTCCTCGAGGTCAACGCGCGCATCCAGGTCGAGCACCCCGTCACCGAGCTCGTCACGGGCGTGGACCTCGTGCGCGAGCAGATCCTCGTCGCGTCGGGCCGCCCGCTCACGCTCAAGCAGTCCGACCTCGCGCAGCGGGGCCACGCCATCGAGTGCCGCATCTACGCCGAGGACCCGGCGAACGACTTCCTCCCGTCGCCCGGCCGCATCCTGAGCCTCTGCGAGCCGGCCGGCCCCGGCGTGCGGCACGACTGCGGCATCTACGAGGGGTGGGACGTGCCGGTCCACTACGATCCCATCCTCTCGAAGCTCATCGTGCACGCCGCCGACCGCGAGACCGCGCGCCTGAGGATGCTCCGCGCGCTGTCCGACTTCGTGGTGCTCGGCATCGCGACGACCATCGACTACCTGCGCGAGATCGTCGCGAGCGAGCCGTTCGCGAAGGGCGACACGCAGACCGACTTCATCGAGAAGCACATGGCGGGGCGGCCGGCGGGCGCGGCCGACGCCGCCGCGCTCGAGGCCGCGCTCGTGGCCGGCGCGATCTTCCTGTCCGCCGGGTCGGCGCCCGCGCGCGCCGGCGGCAGGCGGCGCGAGCAGTCGCCGTGGGACACGCTTGGGGCGTGGAGCATCGGCCGCAGGTCATCCTGA
- a CDS encoding biotin/lipoyl-binding protein — MGHAWGVEHRPQVILKGEPLRFEFTVGGRAHVVTVEGKPSDANVSVDGRDGRRLDWATIPGGVISMVVDGRSLTARVARRDGGLAVWVAGRRFDLETGAADDAVGGARHGGRASGSVKAPMPGTVVKVLVKEGDEVALGQSLVIVEAMKMENDVRAPVAGTVRKVTVAPGASVGTTEAMVEIEPAAETGAA, encoded by the coding sequence GTGGGACACGCTTGGGGCGTGGAGCATCGGCCGCAGGTCATCCTGAAGGGGGAGCCCTTGCGCTTCGAGTTCACTGTCGGCGGCCGGGCGCACGTCGTCACGGTCGAAGGGAAGCCCTCCGACGCGAACGTCTCGGTCGACGGACGCGACGGGCGCCGCCTCGACTGGGCCACGATCCCGGGCGGCGTGATCTCGATGGTCGTGGACGGCAGGTCGCTCACCGCGCGCGTCGCGCGGCGCGACGGCGGGCTCGCCGTCTGGGTCGCGGGCCGCCGCTTCGACCTCGAGACGGGCGCGGCCGACGACGCGGTCGGCGGCGCGCGGCACGGCGGCCGGGCGAGCGGCAGCGTGAAGGCGCCGATGCCCGGCACGGTCGTCAAGGTGCTCGTGAAGGAAGGGGACGAGGTGGCCCTCGGGCAGAGCCTCGTCATCGTCGAGGCGATGAAGATGGAGAACGACGTCAGGGCCCCGGTCGCCGGGACCGTCAGGAAGGTGACGGTCGCGCCGGGCGCCTCCGTCGGGACGACCGAGGCCATGGTCGAGATCGAGCCCGCCGCGGAAACGGGCGCGGCGTAG
- a CDS encoding acyl-CoA dehydrogenase family protein, translating into MLSMFYTKDENAFRDEVRAFAEKEVGPFADEIERTAEYPREVLRRVGQAGYMGAMIPKEYGGTGKGMVAETIIAEEISAVSPVVDVSRGVTSVYFAPPVHKFGSDALRQKYLRPIVTGEKIGAIGITEPDVGSDTAGMKTQAVKDGGDFVITGEKRFITNGSQADFILVFAITDPSVKARDGMTAFVVETSWPGFSVVKDYDLMGMRGARVSHLKFEGVRVPARHVVGKVNKGFAVLMDELDTERTSLAAGAVGYSRAAFEIAVEHSVKRQQFGKEIRAFEGISFKIADMATKLDAARLLTLEAARRIDAGLPATRQGATAKLFATLAAQEIAYEALQVTGGDGYTKQNRTEQLARDARLMTIGGGTAEIMRFIIQREVYRERGH; encoded by the coding sequence ATGCTGAGCATGTTCTACACGAAGGACGAGAACGCGTTCCGCGACGAGGTCAGGGCCTTCGCAGAGAAGGAGGTCGGGCCGTTCGCCGACGAGATCGAGCGCACGGCCGAGTATCCGCGCGAGGTGCTGCGCCGCGTGGGCCAGGCGGGCTACATGGGCGCGATGATCCCGAAGGAGTACGGCGGGACCGGGAAGGGGATGGTCGCCGAGACCATCATCGCCGAGGAGATCTCGGCGGTCTCGCCGGTCGTGGACGTGTCGCGCGGCGTGACCTCGGTCTACTTCGCGCCGCCGGTCCACAAGTTCGGCTCGGACGCGCTTCGGCAGAAGTACCTGCGACCGATCGTCACGGGCGAGAAGATCGGCGCCATCGGCATCACCGAGCCCGACGTCGGCTCCGACACCGCGGGCATGAAAACGCAGGCCGTGAAGGACGGCGGCGACTTCGTCATCACCGGGGAGAAGCGCTTCATCACGAACGGGAGCCAGGCCGACTTCATCCTCGTGTTCGCGATCACCGACCCGTCGGTGAAGGCGCGCGACGGCATGACCGCGTTCGTCGTGGAGACGTCGTGGCCTGGCTTCAGCGTCGTGAAGGACTACGACCTCATGGGGATGCGCGGGGCGCGCGTCTCGCACCTCAAGTTCGAGGGCGTCCGCGTTCCGGCACGTCACGTCGTGGGGAAGGTGAACAAGGGCTTCGCCGTCCTCATGGACGAGCTCGACACCGAGCGCACCTCGCTCGCCGCGGGCGCGGTGGGCTACTCGCGCGCCGCGTTCGAGATCGCCGTCGAGCACTCGGTGAAGCGGCAGCAGTTCGGGAAGGAGATCCGCGCGTTCGAGGGCATCTCGTTCAAGATCGCCGACATGGCGACGAAGCTCGACGCCGCGAGGCTCCTGACGCTCGAGGCCGCGCGCCGCATCGACGCAGGTCTCCCGGCGACGCGGCAGGGCGCGACGGCGAAGCTCTTCGCCACACTCGCGGCGCAGGAGATCGCCTACGAGGCGCTCCAGGTGACGGGCGGGGACGGCTACACGAAGCAGAACCGGACCGAGCAGCTCGCGCGCGACGCCAGGCTCATGACCATCGGCGGCGGGACCGCGGAGATTATGCGGTTCATCATCCAGCGCGAGGTCTACAGGGAGAGGGGCCACTAG
- the buk gene encoding butyrate kinase, whose product MSDPKGRKAERVLAINPGSTSTKLAVFDGDECLCEGVVRHSSLELGRFERIWDQYEYRKAAVLEFLADHGIALRSLSAVVGRGGPFRPTVSGTYRVNPEMIADARDEVQGPHPSNLGAVLAYGIAWDHGLEAFIVDPPCVDELDPVARYSGIPEIERTSLVHALNIKAVARTVAADLGKGVCDANLVVAHLGGGVSVCALRKGRMVDVSNGLSAGPFTPERAGTLPTVNLVKMCFSGSYTEAEVMRKLVGGGGLVAYLGTSDVAEVLRREEAGDARARGVLAAMVYQIAKEIGAMAVVVGKDLDAVVLTGGIVKSEVIAERIAAKVRFLGRVIVVPGEDELRELALGCLRALRGEEEVRVYPETVDDGGCH is encoded by the coding sequence ATGTCGGACCCCAAGGGACGGAAGGCGGAGAGGGTCCTCGCGATCAACCCCGGGAGCACCTCGACGAAGCTCGCGGTGTTCGACGGGGACGAGTGCCTCTGCGAGGGGGTCGTCCGCCACAGCTCACTCGAGCTCGGCAGGTTCGAGCGCATCTGGGACCAGTACGAGTACCGCAAGGCGGCCGTCCTCGAGTTCCTCGCCGACCACGGCATCGCGCTCCGGTCGCTCTCGGCCGTCGTCGGCAGGGGCGGGCCCTTCCGCCCGACCGTGAGCGGCACCTACCGGGTGAACCCGGAGATGATCGCCGACGCCCGCGACGAGGTGCAGGGGCCGCACCCCTCGAACCTCGGCGCCGTGCTCGCGTACGGCATCGCATGGGACCACGGCCTCGAGGCGTTCATCGTTGACCCGCCGTGCGTGGACGAGCTGGACCCCGTCGCGCGCTACTCCGGCATCCCCGAGATCGAGCGGACGAGCCTCGTGCACGCCCTCAACATCAAGGCCGTCGCGAGGACGGTCGCGGCCGACCTCGGCAAGGGCGTCTGCGACGCGAACCTCGTGGTCGCGCACCTCGGCGGGGGCGTGAGCGTCTGCGCCCTCAGAAAGGGGCGCATGGTGGACGTCTCGAACGGCCTGTCGGCTGGGCCGTTCACGCCCGAGCGCGCGGGCACGCTGCCCACCGTGAATCTCGTGAAGATGTGCTTCTCCGGCTCGTACACCGAAGCCGAGGTCATGCGGAAGCTCGTCGGCGGCGGCGGGCTCGTCGCCTACCTCGGGACGAGCGACGTCGCGGAGGTCCTCCGGCGCGAGGAGGCCGGCGACGCGCGGGCGCGCGGCGTGCTCGCCGCGATGGTCTATCAGATTGCGAAGGAGATCGGCGCGATGGCGGTCGTGGTCGGCAAGGACCTCGACGCGGTCGTGCTCACCGGCGGCATCGTGAAGTCCGAGGTCATCGCGGAGCGCATCGCGGCGAAAGTCCGCTTCCTCGGGCGCGTCATCGTCGTGCCCGGCGAGGACGAGCTCCGCGAGCTGGCCCTCGGCTGCCTGCGCGCGCTCCGTGGCGAGGAAGAGGTCCGGGTCTATCCCGAGACCGTGGACGACGGCGGCTGCCACTGA
- a CDS encoding enoyl-CoA hydratase/isomerase family protein, whose protein sequence is MSYRNIQVERDGILAVVTVNRPDALNALDTTTMSEINEAMKELGVDDGVAAVIVTGAGKAFVAGADIVELSKLGAMKAREASRLGQETFSRIENLPKPVVAALNGFALGGGLELAMACDIRIASTKAKLGQPEVKLGVTPGFAGTQRLPRLVGLGRALEMLLVGEPIDAETALRYGLVTKVVEPDALMAAAKELALTIASRGPAAVALIKACVVRGVNADIEVGGSYESETFGTCFALGEAQEGIRAFLEKRTPSWSRKKS, encoded by the coding sequence GTGAGCTACCGGAACATCCAGGTCGAGAGGGACGGCATCCTGGCCGTCGTCACCGTCAACCGGCCGGACGCTCTGAACGCGCTCGACACGACGACGATGTCCGAGATCAACGAGGCGATGAAGGAGCTCGGCGTCGACGACGGCGTGGCGGCGGTCATCGTGACCGGAGCGGGCAAGGCGTTCGTCGCCGGGGCGGACATCGTCGAGCTCTCGAAGCTCGGCGCGATGAAGGCGCGCGAGGCGTCGAGGCTCGGGCAGGAGACGTTCTCGCGCATCGAGAACCTGCCGAAGCCGGTCGTCGCGGCGCTCAACGGGTTCGCGCTCGGCGGCGGCCTCGAGCTCGCGATGGCGTGCGACATCAGGATCGCCTCGACGAAGGCGAAGCTCGGGCAACCCGAGGTCAAGCTCGGCGTCACGCCGGGGTTCGCCGGCACGCAGCGGCTCCCGCGGCTCGTGGGGCTCGGCCGCGCGCTCGAGATGCTGCTCGTCGGCGAGCCCATCGACGCCGAGACCGCGCTCCGCTACGGCCTCGTGACGAAGGTCGTCGAGCCCGACGCGCTCATGGCCGCGGCGAAGGAGCTCGCGCTCACCATCGCGTCGCGCGGCCCGGCCGCGGTCGCGCTCATCAAGGCGTGCGTCGTGCGGGGCGTGAACGCGGACATCGAGGTCGGCGGCTCGTACGAGTCCGAGACCTTCGGGACGTGCTTCGCGCTCGGCGAGGCGCAGGAGGGCATCCGGGCGTTCCTCGAGAAGAGGACGCCCTCGTGGTCGCGGAAGAAGAGCTGA
- a CDS encoding Glu/Leu/Phe/Val dehydrogenase, translated as MKVFEALAQSDHEQVSFVFDEAAGLRGIIAIHSTVLGPGIGGTRMREYARDEEALEDALRLAKGMTYKAAAAGLNFGGGAAVIMGDPRRDKTEVLFRALGRRIESLNGRYITSQGLGTNVEDMQCVRLETRHVVGLHAAYGGCGDTAPIMAHGAIAGMKACLEETGAPPSLRGLTVAVQGLGRGGRALVRRLLDEGATVVGSDASPAAVEAARASFDIEVAPPEGIYDVPCDVWSPCAVGEILNDRTIPRLRAKIVAGPANSQLAEPRHAGMLAERGILYAPDFVFNAGALIAVTEEIAGFSQERAMRRAEDIGAALKEVFAVARERGVNTAEAADALAERRIREVASLSGRVRGRC; from the coding sequence ATGAAGGTGTTCGAGGCGCTCGCCCAGTCCGACCACGAGCAGGTCTCGTTCGTGTTCGACGAGGCCGCCGGGCTGCGCGGCATCATCGCCATCCACAGCACCGTGCTCGGGCCCGGCATCGGCGGGACGCGGATGCGCGAGTACGCGCGCGACGAGGAGGCGCTCGAGGATGCGCTGCGGCTGGCGAAAGGGATGACCTACAAGGCCGCCGCCGCGGGGCTCAACTTCGGCGGCGGGGCCGCGGTCATCATGGGCGACCCGCGGCGGGACAAGACCGAGGTCCTCTTCCGGGCGCTGGGCCGGCGGATCGAGAGCCTGAACGGACGGTACATCACCTCGCAGGGTCTCGGCACGAACGTCGAGGACATGCAGTGCGTCCGGCTCGAGACGAGGCACGTCGTGGGGCTGCACGCCGCGTACGGCGGCTGCGGCGACACCGCGCCCATCATGGCGCACGGCGCGATCGCCGGCATGAAGGCGTGCCTCGAGGAGACCGGAGCGCCGCCCAGCCTGCGCGGCCTCACGGTCGCGGTGCAGGGCCTCGGGCGGGGCGGCCGCGCCCTCGTGCGCCGGCTGCTCGACGAGGGCGCGACGGTCGTCGGGAGCGACGCAAGCCCCGCGGCCGTCGAGGCGGCGCGGGCGTCCTTCGACATCGAGGTCGCCCCGCCGGAAGGCATCTACGACGTCCCGTGCGACGTCTGGAGCCCGTGCGCCGTGGGCGAGATCCTGAACGACCGGACCATCCCGCGGCTCCGCGCGAAGATCGTCGCGGGGCCCGCGAACAGCCAGCTTGCGGAGCCGCGCCACGCCGGCATGCTCGCCGAGCGGGGCATCCTCTACGCGCCGGACTTCGTGTTCAACGCCGGCGCGCTCATCGCCGTGACCGAGGAGATCGCCGGGTTCTCGCAGGAGCGGGCGATGCGCCGGGCCGAGGACATCGGCGCGGCGCTCAAGGAGGTCTTCGCGGTCGCGCGCGAGCGCGGCGTCAACACGGCCGAGGCCGCCGACGCGCTCGCCGAGCGGAGGATCCGGGAGGTCGCGTCGCTGTCGGGACGGGTGAGGGGACGATGCTGA
- a CDS encoding biotin--[acetyl-CoA-carboxylase] ligase yields MLTVVGRRVVRVASVGSTNTELRALADAGEPEGTVLVADEQTAGRGRAGRPWFSPAGRGLWFSFLLRPNRPAAEVAGLSVATALSVASALRGAPGVDARVKWPNDIVVGGRKLGGVLLESRQAAGGAVESVIVGVGINVNVAPDEFPAEIALSATSLSTLLGRRVSRQETLRSLLERLDADARLFAESGLTAFRARWLELSATLGRPVEAATAARTVRGTAVDLSPDGALVVETDDGRRTEVRHGDVRVPGGPDG; encoded by the coding sequence ATGCTGACGGTCGTCGGGCGGCGCGTGGTCCGCGTCGCGAGCGTGGGCTCGACGAACACCGAGCTCCGCGCGCTCGCCGACGCCGGCGAGCCCGAGGGGACCGTCCTGGTCGCCGACGAGCAGACCGCCGGCCGCGGCCGCGCCGGGCGCCCGTGGTTCTCGCCGGCGGGCCGCGGGCTGTGGTTCTCGTTCCTCCTGAGGCCGAACCGCCCCGCGGCGGAGGTCGCGGGGCTCTCCGTGGCGACGGCGCTCTCCGTCGCGAGCGCGCTCCGCGGGGCGCCCGGCGTGGACGCCCGGGTGAAGTGGCCGAACGACATCGTCGTGGGCGGGCGCAAGCTCGGCGGAGTGCTCCTCGAGTCGCGGCAGGCCGCGGGCGGCGCGGTCGAGAGCGTCATCGTCGGCGTCGGGATCAACGTGAACGTCGCGCCCGACGAGTTCCCTGCCGAGATCGCCCTCTCGGCGACGTCGCTCTCGACGCTTCTGGGCCGCCGCGTGTCGCGGCAGGAGACGCTCCGGTCGCTCCTCGAGCGCCTCGATGCGGACGCTCGTCTGTTCGCCGAGAGCGGGCTCACCGCGTTCCGCGCCAGGTGGCTCGAGCTCTCCGCGACGCTCGGCCGGCCCGTCGAGGCGGCGACCGCGGCGCGGACCGTGCGCGGGACGGCGGTGGACCTCTCGCCGGACGGCGCGCTCGTGGTCGAGACGGACGACGGGCGTCGGACCGAGGTCCGGCACGGGGACGTGAGGGTGCCGGGAGGCCCCGATGGCTGA
- a CDS encoding thymidine kinase, with the protein MADRREEAGAIEVICGSMFSGKSEELIRRLRRAKIARQKVVAFKPRIDDRYDEEDIVSHDERRIESMRVDRAAEILRRVPDDAQVVGIDEAQFLGPDLPRVCETLAGRGVRVIVAGLDQDYLGRPFEPMPALLAVAEYITKTLAVCVKCGRPANRTQRIIASRERVVVGASEAYEARCRHCWNPEEPGGRRPEEPSEKS; encoded by the coding sequence ATGGCTGACAGGCGCGAGGAGGCCGGCGCGATCGAGGTCATCTGCGGGAGCATGTTCTCCGGCAAGAGCGAGGAGCTCATCCGCAGGCTCAGGCGCGCGAAGATCGCCAGGCAGAAGGTCGTGGCGTTCAAGCCGCGGATCGACGACCGCTACGACGAAGAGGACATCGTCTCGCACGACGAGCGCCGCATCGAGTCGATGCGCGTGGACCGGGCCGCCGAGATCCTGCGGCGCGTGCCCGACGACGCTCAGGTCGTCGGGATCGACGAGGCGCAGTTCCTCGGGCCGGACCTGCCGCGGGTCTGCGAGACGCTCGCGGGGCGCGGCGTGCGCGTCATCGTGGCGGGCCTCGACCAGGACTACCTCGGCCGCCCGTTCGAGCCGATGCCGGCGCTCCTCGCGGTGGCCGAGTACATCACGAAGACGCTCGCGGTGTGCGTGAAGTGCGGAAGACCCGCGAACCGGACGCAGCGCATCATCGCGTCGCGCGAGCGGGTCGTCGTCGGCGCGTCCGAGGCGTACGAGGCGCGGTGCCGGCACTGCTGGAACCCGGAGGAACCAGGCGGGCGAAGGCCCGAGGAACCGTCCGAGAAGTCCTGA